The window GGGTCAGGCTATCATTATTCCTGTTTTAGACCATTCCcccctctggacttcgtccagcttattcctcctctttttttcttttcttctctctctttttttttttttttatctggactttgtccagcttgttcctccatttttttctcctggacttcgtccagcttataccgccttaccctggacttcgtccagcttatgccttcataacccaattccccctttttttctttctccttcaTAGCTCTTcttccctaagcattcagtggtgGCCCTTAAACATTTGTTAGCTCAAAGTTATCTGAGGTTTATAACTCACTAtatagtagggcttcacaactaagtaagtagAGGCATTCTCCGTCATTCTcgcttcattcaaattaacTAGGCTCATTTAAGgaaaaagcttctaagttgaaatgcctcctatcttcaattactttcactaagggaATCATGCCGTATTAAATCCACTGGCTCATGTGACAATACTTAAAACTAACAGACTCTTAACATGTAATACGGGTaatgcattgactcctctccccctcccacttcactcaagcttgtccctaagccatcgtcgtgaaggggggaacagagagatcaatgcaaaactaaaatcataaaacttctcacacttagaccaagcaatgggctaagtgggagaaagaCACagaaaaacatagaaaaacaaataaaacaacagaaaacacgaacttctcacacttagaccacgcagtgggctaagtgggagaagatataACAAGTgataaacacatatataacAGGTAGACAATNNNNNNNNNNNNNNNNNNNNNNNNNNNNNNNNNNNNNNNNNNNNNNNNNNNNNNNNNNNNNNNNNNNNNNNNNNNNNNNNNNNNNNNNNNNNNNNNNNNNTCAAGCTCCTTGTGGTGCATTGAATCAAGACTCAAGTTAGCACACGTTTCATATTCATGATTGAGAtgcttcttttctttgtttgcaTGGTTGTGCAAAGTAGTGTGTTCTTGCTTCTCCGGCTTCACACTAACATCCCCCCTCAATTCAAGTGCAGACTGAGGACAAAAGCCAAGCTTATTCCTCagtttggagaagaattgataGGACAATGGCTTCGTGAGGACGTTAGCAGTTTGATCACAAGAGGGAACATGACGCAGATCAACAAGTTTGGCCCGAACCTTATCACGGATGAAGTGAACGTCCAACTCAATGTGTTTGGAGCGAGCATAAAGTACAGGATTGCTTGCAAGAGCAATGGTGCTTATATTATCAACCCAAACGACAGGAGGAGAAGAACATTGGATGCCCAATTCATGGAGAAGGGAGATTACCCAAGTTACTTCGCAAACCGCAAGAGCAAGACTTCTATACTCAGCCTCTGTGCTGGAACGGGTAACAACAGCTTGCTTCTTAGAGCACCGGGAAATGAGATTAGAGCCCAAGAAAACACAGTAGCCAAAAACGGACCTATGATCATCGGGGCCAGAAGCCCAATCAGAATCAGAAAATGCTGTTATGTTGGAAGAAGAGGCCTTGACATGAAGACCATAATCCACAGAACCAGCAAGGTAGCGTAGGATTCGCTTGACTGCTCTCCAATGAGAGTCCAATGGACAAGCCATAAATTGACTTACCTTATTGACTGAAAAACTGATTTCAGGACGGGTAAGTGTGGCATATTGTAAGGCTCCGACAGTGCTTCTATATAATTTTCCGTCAATGGTAGGATTCCCATCATCTTTGGATAGTTTCAAATTGGAAAGCATGGGAGTGAGGTAGCCTTTAGCATCCTTCATTTGAACTCTATCAAGAATATCACGTATGTATGAACTCTGACTTAGGTGAAGGCCTTGAACAGTACGTGTGACCTCGACTCAAGAAAGTGAGTGACCTCACCCAAGTCCTTGAGAGAGAAGTATTTGCTCAACCTTGCAATAATGGCATTGATAGTAGACGAAGAAGAGCATGTAATCAACATATCATCGACGTACACGAGGAGGTAAGTAATCTCTAAACCTCTCGAGCGAAAAAACAGGGAGGTGTCAGCACGGGACTGAGTGAATCCCAGAGATATGAGAACAGATTGAACCGTGAGAAACCATGAACGTGATGCTTGTTTCAATCCGTATAGAGCTTTATTGAGTTTGCAGACAAGATTGGGAGATCCTTGTTCAAAGCCAAGTGGTTGCTTCATGTATATCTCCTCATTCAAATCGCCATGGAGGAAGGCGTTATTGACGTCCAAGTGCTTGACACTCCATCCGGCAGAAACTGCGATGGAGAGATTGAGCCGAATGGTTGTAGGTTTCGCCACGGGGCTAAATGTCTCAGTGAAATCAAACCCGGGTTCTTGAGAGAATCCCTGAGCAACCAAGCGAGCTTTGTGTCTTGCAATACTGCCATCAGCAAGCTTCTTTAACCTGAAAATCCAAGAACACCCCACAAGATTTTTCCGTGGTGGGAGTATAGTCAGTGTCCAAGTTTTATTCCTCAAAAGAGCCATGAATTCCTCAACCATTGCTTGCTTCTAAACTGGAATTAGAAGAGCAATAAGTGCAGATTTTGGTATTGTGGAACTTGACAAAGTGATGGTGAGGGCTTTAGGTTTGAATATGTCGGCTTTAGCTCGGGTGATCATCGGGTGAGAGGAAGCATTTGAAAGATGTAGAGGATCAGATGATTCATGGAGATGAGTGAGAGAGGCATAAGGAACTGGAGCAGGTGGAGGATCAGATGATTCAGGGAGATGAGTGAGGGAGGCATCAGGAACTGGAGCAGTAGATGTAGGAGATGAAAGAAATACTGGAGGGACAGTGGGGATAGTAGGTGTGGGAAGGACAATAGGAATTGGAGGCAAGTATAGAGCATGATTTCATGTAGTGTGAGAGTTGGGGGAGGCACATGTGAGCTGGGGAAAGATAGTTTCATCAAACAAGACATCTCTAGACACAATAACTTTACCACTGTCAAGTAGAACTTTGTAGCCTTTGTGGTGAGAGTTGTACCCAATGAATGAGGCTGCAGATGATCTATATTCTAGTTTGTGATGATTATATGGTCTAAGGAAAGGGTAGCAAAGACAGCCAAACACCTTTAAGGCAGAATAATCTGGTTTAGTTTTGAAAAGCATTTCAAAGGGTGAGGAGGACATGAGGGTTTGAGTGGGAGTGCGATTGATGATGAATACTGCTGATGTAAGAGCATCATCCCAAAATATGGGTAACCCGGCTTGTGCAAGTAAGGCTAGACCCATTTCAACCACATGCCTATGTTTCCTCTCTGTAAGCCCATTTTGTTGGGGAGTGTAAGGACAGGAGAGCCTATGGTGAATACCAGAATCATGGAAAAACTTGGTTAGGCTCCTACATTCCCCACCCCAATCACTTTGAACTATCTTTATTTTGCAATTGAGTTGATTTTCTACATGAGCTTTGAAGTGTTTAAAGACAGATTCAACTTCACTTTTGGCTTTTAGAAGATAGATCCAAGAGTATCTTGTAAACTGGTCTACAAAAGTAATGTAATAGGAGAAACCATTTCTAGATTTAATGGGTGCAGGGCCCCATAGATCAGTGTGTATGACTTGAAGAGGGGTTGTATAAGTGGTGACAGATGTGGAATAAGGAAGCCTATGGCTTTTAGCTACACAACAAGGATGACACAAAACATTCGATTTTATTGAGTAATATGGGATATTACAACTTCGAAGAGCATGCTTAACCATATTGAAGGCACCATGGTCAAATCGCTTGTGCCAAATATCTAAAGAAGTTTTAACCACGGCTGAATTGATAGCAGCAGGACGTCCATTATTCAAAGATATGGAGCAAGCAGCAGGGACACTGGAGCTGCTGTTATTGATCTTGAGAGAAGAGCTACTGGAAAGGTATCTTGGTTTATGAAGGAGGAAGTGGTATAGCCCGTTCCTAAGCGTGCCCTGGATGATTATTTGCTGGGTGTTGAGATCCTTAACAAGGCAAAAATCAGAGTGAAACTCAAAATAAACACGATTGTCAGCTGCAAATTGAGAAACACTCAATAgattttttgatatttggGGAACATGAAGAAGGTTATTAAGAAGAAGTGACTTAGAATCCGAATAAGGAGATGAATTAAGCACGGAGTTTCCAACATGGGCAATATCGATACCAGCCCCATTACCTAGGTAAAGAGAGTTACCTCCATGATACTCAGAAGCGGTGTTGAGGTTGGACAAGTCACTGGTAACATGATTGATTGCACCAGAGTCCGGATACCACGAAGTGGTGGAGGCATTGTCATAGTTAAACTCAGATGTAGGTTGAGTGGAAGGTGTAGGAAGGATGCCTTGTCGAGTAGGAGGAATCTGATAGCCATGATGTGGCTGAGCATGGACGAGATTGGCAgaaagaggaggaggaggctgGAAACCAGTAGGAGGAGGTGCTCGGGAAGGAGGAGCTTGAGGCGAGTAGCCTTGGTCGAATCTGTGCCAGCACCGATCCGCCGAGTGACCAGGCTTTTGACAGAGTTGACATGTGAGGCGGCCATTGTTGAATCTGCCCCGACCACCTCGCCCACCGCGGGTGCCACGACCATCAAATCTGGAAGAAGGAGCATGAGTCCGAGCAGCCTCAAGGCGTGACTCAAAGCTGAGAAGAAGAGCTCCAACGTCTTGAACAGACCATCCATCATCACGAGAAGTTACAGTAACCATAACAGGATCAAACTCGGGCCCAAGACCAGCAAGAAGGTAGAGGATATGGTCATCGTCAGAGACACGACATCCAGCAGAAGTGAGAAAATCACAGTAACTCTTGATTTTGTTTAAGTACTCCCGCATCGAGAGATTGTTCTTCTTGAAGGTCTGTAGTTGCAATTTGTACTGCATGACTTTGGCCTTAGATTGGCTGGCATAGCTAATTTCAATAGCATGCCAAATATCTATGCTGGAGTTGAGACCAACAACGTGAATCATGGTGCTTTCAGATAGAGAGCCTTGACTCCAGGCGGAAAGCAGCTGGTCCTGGCGATGCCAGGCTAAGAAATCCGGATTGGGAGAAGATTTGGAGTCAGAAATAAGAACAAGAGGAGGGATCTCCTGATCACCAGTGAGAAAGCCTTCGAGGCCATATCCGGTAATGGTCGCCAAAATTAGTTGACGccaaattagaaaattatcATCATTGAGTTTGATGGAGATAGGATGGGTGTGAGTAAAGGTGACTGAGCGATCAGTGTTGCTGGAGTCGCCACTGGAAGCCATGAAGAGAGAcggagaaagaaaatgatggAAATTGAGAGCGGAGAGTGGATCAGAACCTAGGCGATTGATACCATGATAGAAGGATATTTGCAATGagaatttgttttattcagCTTCTTCATCAATCACATATATCAACAAGGGTTATAATAGGATCCATAAGAAGGATCTAGATAAAGCATTTAAACTAAGAAGTCTAAGTgacaaaagataataaaatagtaactGAAACAATGCTTGAGCTaccaattaatcaatttgtTTGTTGTGAGTTGTCCCTCCATTCAAGCTCCTTGTGGTGCATTGAATCAAGACTCAAGTTAGCACACGTTTCATATTCATGATTGAGAtgcttcttttctttgtttgcaTGGTTGTGCAAAGTAGTGTGTTCTTGCTTCTCCGGCTTCACACTAACAGTGAGAGATAGCGTGTGGTATGGGCctctctaaaaatttataaagacaataaaaagaaaaattcacatttttattataaattaatattataggagtattaattttatctagTTAATAACTAAGAGATGTGCTTTAAAAATTGATTCGACTTCAATTTTAGAacctataaataaaagtttaaaactagactgattttttatttcggttttattcttcaattttttctttttaattctcATTTacaaaaacttattttttttatttggtatatttattttataagtacattattcaatattatgattttccataaattttccaaattttggatgatttttaattctttttctctctccaattttaTCCATTACGtacttcctttttttttctaaaagatAAGATTAGGCCAATTTACTATATAACATGCAAcaagttcaattttttttatatgatgaCATATTAATACTCCACTAATTGAGTTTACGATTTTGACtttaagaatttcataattttgattttagctctttacttttcaaaatattaatttctataaatttataatttttgggaCGATATAGTCGACCTTAATGAAAAAATACTTTGAACTCATTTAGTTTTTAaggttttaaatttaatattttcttttttatttataaaatattagaattctTAACTTAGTCCAatatcatgcaataaattaaaatttcgtgcTATATGctatattaaaactaattgAGTTTACAGTTTTGATTTAGAATCTGATTCTTCACATTctgatatatttatttctttaaattctaaattctaagttaatatgttttctttttctttctaagaTATTAGAGTtcctatttcaattttctataacatactacaaattaaaatccactatattataaattaaaactatttgaGTCAAacgattttgatttttagaaGTTCAtactctaatttttattttatttatttattcccaaaattataatttttttaaaatttcttttgtaGTATATTATACTAAATCTCGTTCCAAAAAGTAATCACATATTCTTAactcattattttatattttaatttttaaagagatattgtactcctattttctctatttcgttataaaatattaacttcTTAGTTCAATTCCCTATAATGAGGAATAATATGCTAAATACCTTATGTAACGTTCTTATGTGAGCACCATTCTCATTTGACGCACATTTAGTGTTATTCGTttcgatttatatatttagtttgattctaatacatcaaaaaatgttattgcaattttttttcacaaaatacataaaaataaaagctcAATTTGCtcgttttctctataatttcaaataaattaataaaataacaaatcaagctttgatttttataaattttgtgaaattaaaaattgcaataacattttttaatgtattagaatcaaactaaatatataaatcgaaACGAACAATGCTAATTGCTAAACATTCGTCAAACGAGAGTGATGCTCATATAAGgtatgtagcatatcattccTCTTCCTATAAcatgcaacaaattaaaatttcatatatgaggagtagtattttactACTAAATGAGTTTACtattgattttaagaattttataattttaactttttcattatttttcaaaatttttaatttctttaaatttttaattcttgaaAAATTATAGTCGAACCTCGTCGAAAATATGTACACATGTTCTTAACTcttatttattagtactatcttaaagctatataattaatattttcccatttcatttataaaatgttagaGTTATTAGCTCAATTCACTATGTcatacaacaaattaaaatttaatagtatataataacTTGTGTtacggtttttttttttagaatttcaaaattctaattttaatttttgaatttttgtaacGTTACATTGATcctcgataaaaaaaaataatcacatgtttttaactcatctatttaatatttaaaagttatataGTTAATgttttctattattatttgtaaaatatgtatatcattagttaaaatttgatatatgatatattaatatcaatttattttacggttttaaatttaagaattttctaattttaattttaattctttattttctaaattttttaaaacttttttaagtccttaatttttgaaaattagaatgtttatgtgaatttaatgggaaaaaagttgaaacaatattttatagattACTATGTTTTATAAGAGAGCTGCAAAAAGAAACTCTATTACTCCAatgttttttattgaaaattaagatataaatttGGTATTCCTATatcaaaacttaaaattaacagtacaaattttgaaacaaaatttttaaaataaataagatgaAAGAAGACGTaaactttcaaattaaataagatgATCCAAGTACGTGGATATGGATGGAGTAAGATAACAGATATGGAGATTCAATTAGATTTGATAAATATCAAGTTTAAATTTTCTCttaagatttaaaatataataaaagggtaatttagtaaataaacaatattattaataataaaatcggTTCAAATAAAACCGGTTCGATCAAACTTAAAAATTGAGGGCATTATGTAGGTGGAATTTATGTACGTTTATGTTTATGCATTTTTTGGAATGTGGAAATTAGTTAATGcgtataaaataaacaacgAAACAGTGGGTTATAATTGTTTAAGTAAAATCTAGTTTTTGTTAATTcaataatatgtaaaattgtgttataattattttaagtaaaataaaaataattaattatgtgcCTTAATTGACCAAGTAAAAGATTGATATGACCTCAATGGTCTCCGAGTACAATGGTAAAAAATTAACACCTAAAATGTGATTATCCTTTGTTCAGTTGCCTAAATGTGACTTTTCCTTCATTGAGTATCTAAAGTTTAAACTCATACCAACTtttttgtgattaattaattgaaaattagaaacaaacaaaatcatacaatttgattttcatattGAGTTTTATGCGAatcaactaatttaaggtccacgtatttaacttattttaaatgatagtTTCGGAATTTAGTTTGCATACCCTTGATTTAACAAAAAAGCAATGtatattcacaaaatttttgtagttcGATCAAATAATGATCTAAATATATGGAGAAAAAGATTGTGGTACACACCCAATAACTCTGAGAACCTATAATAACAATGGTAGCAAGATATTTGACCACAATACTCTTATGTACGAGAGTTTTAGCACATGACCGTCGTCCGAATTCATCCATGGCCCATAAAACAACAAAGAGGATGCGTAAggactaagagcatccacaatactCTTATGTACGAGAGTTTTAGCACATGACCGTCGTCCGAATTCACCCATGGGCCATAAAACAACAAAGAGGATGGGTAAggactaagagcatccactataggtggacactttttggtggacaacttttttttttttccatagccactttttatttgtccacggccacaaaaaaaaatatccgCAGCAATAATGGACACTTTTTTTAgccacatttcactttattttatttgttgtatattttaattcaattacaattaaaattatcggactaaaaataattagagaaaaacggctagtgcaataaaattaaaattgaaaactaaattttcgTCGGATTAAAGTGAGGggaaaattacaacgaaaatttGATCTACGGAAAATCACACATGTTCTTCACGCTACGCCGCCTCCCCTACGTGCCCAGACCTCTTCAATCAAATCGACCTGGAGTTGGTCATGTGTTGTGCTCCTGCGTATATCAGCGAAACGTTGGATCAGATATTCATTAGTACGTGGTACACCCATCTGTATCGGCGCGAAGGCAACGCCGTGACTTGTACTTGCACCATCTTCCGGCGCCCAACGTTCTGCAgcaaatccttcatcttctattattatattgtgcaatatgatacatgcTACCATAATATTCGCGACATCATCTTCGTGCCAAACTCGTGCCGGGCAGCGTAGAATGGCCCATCGCgcttggagcacaccaaaagcTCGCTCAACATCTTTCCTAGCGGCCTCTTGTTTTCGCGCAAAATATTGTCTCTTCGCTCCAGCCGGTTGGCGAAGTGTCTTGACGAATACGGGCCAACGAGGGTATATTCCATCtgccaaatagtatcccatGCGATACTACGTGCCATTTGCTACAAAACTAATCTCTGGACCCTCTCCCCGGCACTCATCATTGAAGATAGGCGACGACTGCAgaacgtt is drawn from Salvia hispanica cultivar TCC Black 2014 chromosome 6, UniMelb_Shisp_WGS_1.0, whole genome shotgun sequence and contains these coding sequences:
- the LOC125195114 gene encoding uncharacterized protein LOC125195114 is translated as MGYYLADGIYPRWPVFVKTLRQPAGAKRQYFARKQEAARKDVERAFGVLQARWAILRCPARVWHEDDVANIMVACIILHNIIIEDEGFAAERWAPEDGASTSHGVAFAPIQMGVPRTNEYLIQRFADIRRSTTHDQLQVDLIEEVWARRGGGVA